One window of the Gloeomargarita sp. SKYB120 genome contains the following:
- a CDS encoding RecQ family ATP-dependent DNA helicase, producing the protein MFTLAEARAKFQEIWGYPDFRPPQGEIIQCLLEGRDALIVLPTGFGKSICFQLPALLQDGVTLVISPLIALMEDQVQALVTKKLKAATIHSQQLPAQRRATLRALQSNELRLLYLAPETLLSPPVWEVLTQPEVAIRGLILDEAHCLAQWGDNFRPAYERLGAVRPSLLRHKPPGTRIPLAAFTATADPPVQETIQRVLRLEDPVVVRRSPYRQNINITVHTVLTPYQRRQKVLEFIRAREGEAGLVYVATRRDTEVWADWLRTKGIPTHAYHAGLSATERRELEQLWLKGGVPFLVSTSALGMGVNKPDIRWVMHIQPPFNPLDYIQGIGRGGRDGALSEAITLTSQPTGWWGRLPVGWLFNWLNPIEAKAQKHYLSQLQKQYDEALKAAHTLPPQGRLDQLPDPTQAAAALALLHRVGVLHWEDPYTYRLDKKRLAQLRVRPQDAGLKAINAYLRTSECRWLFLVRALGLEQEGDPLPCGHCDNCWRTGRHLRRSIG; encoded by the coding sequence ATGTTCACGCTGGCGGAAGCGCGAGCCAAGTTCCAGGAAATTTGGGGCTATCCTGACTTTCGACCGCCCCAGGGGGAAATCATCCAGTGCCTGCTGGAGGGGCGCGATGCGCTAATTGTCCTGCCGACGGGGTTTGGCAAGTCTATCTGTTTTCAATTGCCGGCGCTGCTGCAGGACGGGGTGACGCTGGTCATCAGCCCCCTGATTGCCCTGATGGAGGACCAGGTGCAGGCGCTGGTGACCAAAAAATTGAAGGCGGCGACGATTCATAGTCAACAACTGCCGGCGCAACGACGGGCCACCCTGCGAGCGTTACAGAGTAATGAACTGCGCCTGCTGTACTTGGCTCCAGAAACGTTACTCAGCCCGCCGGTATGGGAGGTGCTGACGCAGCCAGAGGTCGCCATTCGCGGGTTGATTTTGGACGAAGCCCATTGCCTGGCGCAGTGGGGAGACAATTTTCGCCCAGCGTATGAGCGGTTAGGGGCGGTGCGGCCTAGCTTGTTACGCCATAAACCCCCTGGCACACGGATTCCCCTGGCGGCTTTTACGGCGACGGCGGACCCCCCCGTACAAGAAACCATCCAACGGGTGTTGCGCCTGGAAGACCCGGTAGTGGTGCGCCGCAGTCCCTACCGCCAAAACATCAACATTACAGTCCACACGGTGTTAACGCCCTACCAGCGCCGGCAGAAGGTTTTAGAGTTCATCCGCGCGCGAGAGGGGGAAGCGGGTTTGGTGTACGTGGCAACGCGGCGGGATACGGAAGTCTGGGCGGACTGGTTGCGCACCAAGGGCATCCCAACGCACGCCTACCATGCCGGTCTGTCGGCAACCGAGCGGCGGGAATTGGAACAACTCTGGCTCAAAGGCGGCGTGCCCTTTCTGGTATCCACCAGCGCGCTGGGGATGGGGGTAAACAAACCAGACATTCGCTGGGTGATGCATATCCAACCGCCGTTCAATCCCTTGGACTACATCCAGGGCATTGGGCGGGGCGGGCGCGATGGAGCATTGTCGGAAGCAATCACCCTGACCAGTCAACCGACGGGGTGGTGGGGCCGTTTACCGGTAGGCTGGCTGTTCAACTGGCTCAATCCCATCGAAGCGAAAGCCCAAAAACATTACCTATCCCAATTACAAAAGCAGTACGACGAAGCTCTGAAAGCAGCCCATACTTTACCACCCCAAGGCCGGCTCGACCAACTGCCCGACCCAACCCAAGCAGCGGCGGCTTTGGCACTGTTGCATCGCGTGGGTGTACTGCACTGGGAAGACCCCTACACCTATCGCCTGGACAAAAAACGCCTAGCCCAACTGCGCGTGCGTCCCCAGGACGCAGGATTGAAAGCCATCAACGCCTACCTGCGCACGAGCGAATGCCGCTGGTTATTTCTGGTGCGAGCATTGGGCTTGGAACAGGAAGGCGACCCCTTACCCTGCGGTCACTGCGATAACTGCTGGCGGACGGGACGACATCTGAGAAGATCCATCGGGTAA
- the gnd gene encoding decarboxylating NADP(+)-dependent phosphogluconate dehydrogenase, with amino-acid sequence MAQQQIGLIGLAVMGENLVLNLERNGFSVAVFNRTTEKVDEFIRGRAAGRNIVGTHSLPEFVASLERPRKILIMVKAGNPVQAVIDQLKPLLEPGDIIIDGGNSWYEDTEARARDLEAMGLCYVGMGVSGGEEGALNGPSLMPGGTRAAYEALEPILTKIAAQTEDGPCVTYVGPGGSGHYVKMVHNGIEYGDMQLIAEAYDLLKTGLGLSATQLHEVFSAWNETPELNSFLIEITARIFQVMDPETGKPLVDVILDQAGQKGTGRWTVTSALELGVPIPTITAAVNARIMSSLKAERVAASAQLPGPLIAPPADQQAFIDQVRDALYCSKICSYAQGMALLATASRELHYDLNLSELARIWQGGCIIRAGFLKKIKQAFLDQPDLPNLLLAPEFKQTILDRQRAWREVVATAAHWGIAVPAFSASLDYFDSYRRATLPQNLTQAQRDYFGSHTYERVDKPGIFHTEWVEIREKPRPVAC; translated from the coding sequence ATGGCACAGCAGCAAATCGGCCTGATCGGGCTGGCGGTCATGGGCGAGAATTTGGTGCTTAACCTGGAACGGAATGGGTTTTCAGTGGCGGTATTCAATCGCACGACGGAGAAGGTGGATGAGTTTATCCGGGGACGGGCTGCTGGTCGCAATATCGTAGGAACCCACTCGTTGCCTGAATTCGTGGCGAGTCTGGAACGGCCCCGGAAAATTCTCATCATGGTCAAGGCGGGAAATCCCGTGCAGGCGGTGATTGACCAGCTCAAGCCCCTGCTGGAACCGGGCGACATCATTATTGACGGCGGCAATTCCTGGTATGAGGATACGGAGGCCCGCGCCCGCGACCTGGAGGCGATGGGATTGTGCTATGTGGGGATGGGTGTCAGCGGCGGCGAAGAGGGAGCGCTCAACGGCCCCAGTCTTATGCCGGGGGGGACACGAGCAGCCTACGAGGCATTGGAACCGATCCTGACGAAAATTGCTGCCCAGACAGAGGATGGCCCCTGCGTGACGTATGTGGGTCCAGGCGGGTCGGGGCACTACGTGAAGATGGTGCATAACGGGATTGAGTATGGAGATATGCAGTTGATTGCCGAGGCCTACGACCTGCTCAAAACGGGGTTGGGGTTATCGGCGACGCAATTGCATGAGGTGTTTAGCGCCTGGAATGAAACGCCGGAGTTGAACTCGTTTTTGATTGAAATCACGGCGCGGATTTTCCAAGTGATGGACCCGGAAACGGGTAAACCCCTAGTGGACGTGATCTTGGACCAGGCGGGGCAAAAGGGCACTGGGCGATGGACGGTCACGAGCGCATTGGAGCTGGGGGTTCCTATCCCCACCATCACAGCGGCGGTGAACGCCCGGATCATGTCCAGCCTGAAAGCTGAACGGGTCGCGGCATCCGCCCAATTACCCGGTCCGCTCATCGCGCCGCCAGCAGACCAGCAAGCGTTTATTGACCAGGTGCGGGATGCGTTGTACTGCTCAAAAATTTGTTCCTATGCCCAGGGAATGGCCTTGCTAGCGACGGCATCTCGGGAATTGCATTACGACCTGAACCTGAGTGAGTTGGCCCGGATTTGGCAAGGGGGTTGTATCATTCGGGCGGGCTTTTTGAAGAAGATTAAACAGGCGTTTTTGGACCAGCCGGATTTGCCGAACCTGCTCCTAGCCCCAGAATTTAAGCAAACGATTCTGGACCGGCAACGCGCTTGGCGAGAAGTGGTGGCAACGGCGGCGCATTGGGGCATTGCGGTTCCGGCGTTTAGCGCTTCGTTGGATTACTTTGATAGCTACCGGCGGGCGACGCTTCCCCAAAATCTGACCCAGGCGCAACGAGATTATTTTGGGTCGCACACCTACGAGCGGGTGGACAAACCTGGCATCTTCCATACGGAATGGGTGGAAATCCGGGAAAAACCGCGGCCGGTGGCCTGTTGA
- the otsB gene encoding trehalose-phosphatase: MRLRMPSLIADYWRRENGLGLFLDYDGTLTPIVPNPEQAFLPREGVELLRNLCRDPQIQVAVISGRSLSQLQHFLAELAGEEMTLCGSHGGEIYLPKKGEFLRQPDRQELPQALALIRADILQQLAASNYLNQGVRIEDKPYSFAVHYRQAEPPVKQQVVAFLTHYFSANPATCRPFKLQPGKEVLEILPATFDKGNAVAFLWDNWRLPKGCYIGDDVTDEAAFAAVNQRGGLSIAVGKRPGMTQAQYICPDVAAVYAELAALLES, encoded by the coding sequence ATGCGTTTGCGGATGCCGTCGCTCATCGCTGATTACTGGCGCCGGGAGAACGGGCTAGGTTTGTTCCTGGATTACGACGGCACCTTGACTCCCATTGTCCCCAATCCTGAACAGGCATTTTTACCTAGGGAAGGTGTGGAATTGCTCCGTAACCTTTGTCGTGACCCCCAGATTCAGGTGGCGGTTATTAGCGGCCGCTCGCTATCGCAACTGCAGCATTTTCTGGCGGAGTTAGCGGGTGAAGAGATGACGCTATGTGGCTCGCATGGGGGGGAGATTTACTTGCCTAAAAAGGGAGAATTTCTCCGCCAACCTGACCGACAAGAACTACCGCAGGCGTTGGCACTCATCCGCGCTGACATTCTGCAACAATTGGCGGCCAGCAATTACTTGAATCAGGGGGTGAGAATAGAAGACAAACCCTACTCGTTTGCGGTGCATTACCGGCAAGCGGAGCCACCTGTGAAACAACAGGTTGTAGCATTTTTGACCCACTATTTTTCGGCAAATCCAGCGACCTGTCGCCCGTTTAAATTACAGCCTGGCAAAGAAGTATTGGAAATCCTACCAGCGACATTTGACAAGGGAAATGCGGTGGCCTTTTTGTGGGATAACTGGCGCTTGCCCAAGGGCTGTTATATCGGGGACGACGTGACCGATGAAGCGGCGTTTGCAGCGGTCAATCAACGCGGGGGGTTGTCAATTGCAGTAGGGAAAAGGCCAGGGATGACGCAAGCCCAATATATTTGTCCCGATGTTGCTGCCGTTTACGCGGAATTGGCCGCCCTGCTGGAATCGTAA
- a CDS encoding trehalose-6-phosphate synthase: MTEAKTLKTPAAIQSQPSGRLIIVSNREPYTIQTHGNEIRIERLPGGLVSALDPVLRQRDGIWICWEDASKKAVEVDDVSSDDDTIDWDSIQLPYRIHPVPLTQEEINHYYYGYANTRLWPLFHYFISRCNFFDERDWPSYVTANQKFANAVVACTTEEDWIWVQDYHLLLVPELVRQQCPRHKISLFLHIPFPAVEVFKILPKRDVILRGMLGSDLVGFHIPDYAAYFLDAVERLLPADEIQVRRQQQQIIYQGRTIQVGAFPISVDVKKIEALVTSPTLQAKAKQLRKTYPVKYIGVSVDRLDYTKGILENLAALQLFFEKYPQYIERFSFIQIAAPTRTAVPAYQQMREQVEQAVGRINGLFSCNNWVPIYYFYRRFSLEEVLTYFMIADVAMITPLRDGMNLVAKEYCAAKVDNSGVLILSEFTGAAYELQEALMINPFYIEQMADTLHQALTLSPDVSQAKMRALRQTITNHDIHHWVQSYMDAFADAVAHR; the protein is encoded by the coding sequence ATGACCGAAGCCAAAACTCTAAAGACACCGGCGGCGATTCAGTCACAACCGTCTGGGCGCTTAATCATTGTCTCGAACCGGGAACCCTACACCATTCAAACCCACGGGAATGAAATTCGGATCGAACGGCTACCAGGGGGATTGGTTTCAGCGCTCGACCCTGTTTTACGCCAGCGAGACGGGATATGGATTTGCTGGGAGGATGCATCGAAAAAAGCGGTAGAAGTTGATGATGTTTCTAGCGACGACGACACGATTGATTGGGACAGTATTCAACTCCCCTACCGAATTCATCCCGTGCCGTTGACTCAGGAGGAAATCAATCATTATTATTACGGCTATGCGAATACGCGTTTATGGCCCCTGTTCCATTACTTCATTTCTCGCTGTAATTTTTTTGATGAACGAGATTGGCCCAGCTACGTGACCGCGAACCAGAAGTTTGCCAATGCGGTGGTTGCCTGTACCACGGAGGAAGACTGGATTTGGGTGCAGGATTATCACCTACTACTCGTACCGGAATTGGTCCGGCAACAGTGCCCGCGCCATAAAATCAGCCTATTTCTGCACATCCCCTTTCCCGCTGTTGAGGTGTTTAAGATACTCCCTAAACGGGATGTGATTTTGCGGGGCATGTTAGGGAGTGATCTGGTCGGTTTTCATATCCCAGATTACGCAGCCTACTTCCTGGATGCCGTCGAGCGCTTACTCCCAGCCGATGAAATACAAGTACGGCGCCAGCAACAACAGATTATTTACCAAGGACGCACGATTCAGGTGGGGGCGTTTCCCATCAGTGTTGATGTCAAAAAGATTGAAGCGCTCGTGACTTCTCCCACCCTGCAAGCGAAGGCCAAACAGTTACGCAAAACCTATCCGGTGAAGTACATAGGTGTGAGTGTGGACCGCCTGGACTATACGAAAGGAATTCTGGAGAATTTAGCAGCGCTACAACTCTTTTTTGAGAAATATCCCCAGTATATTGAACGGTTTTCGTTTATCCAAATTGCGGCGCCCACGCGCACAGCCGTACCAGCTTACCAGCAAATGCGAGAGCAAGTAGAACAAGCCGTTGGACGCATCAATGGCCTGTTTTCTTGCAATAACTGGGTGCCGATTTACTACTTTTACCGGCGATTTTCTCTAGAGGAAGTATTGACTTATTTCATGATTGCCGATGTGGCGATGATTACACCCTTGCGGGATGGCATGAATCTAGTGGCCAAGGAATACTGCGCGGCAAAGGTGGATAATTCGGGAGTGCTGATCTTGAGTGAGTTTACAGGAGCGGCGTATGAGTTACAGGAGGCGTTGATGATTAATCCGTTTTACATCGAACAGATGGCGGATACGTTGCATCAGGCGCTGACATTATCTCCCGACGTGAGCCAGGCAAAAATGCGGGCGTTGCGTCAGACCATTACGAATCACGATATTCATCACTGGGTGCAGTCCTACATGGATGCGTTTGCGGATGCCGTCGCTCATCGCTGA
- a CDS encoding glycoside hydrolase family 15 protein, producing MGSSTVGATVKSRSSLDYGLIGNGRICALVSPVGSIDYLCMPTFESPFVFDRLLDAERGGYFAIEPVDAHLYTIRQVYERNSNVLLTIFESAFAGFILHDFAPRWEIWDGNRSYTPPELCRYIEVRHGEPEIVVHYHPKPGYHPELAELTIVNETTISSPHQDNQLYLVTNISPVQIIGREPVRLKGDAFFSLSYYQPIHDHSVSAIKEKLIRTNHYWQRWVKHCYLPDEYQAQIIRSALTLKQMIYEPTGAIIAAPTTSLPEIVGGVRNWDYRYCWIRDSFFTVNALLKLSKFEETENFVSYLSKIVLSHTDYLKPLYTIEGHDVPTVTYLDYLAGYRNSKPVRIGNDATLHHQTDVYGEALLSMYPVFVDERVVCHDCDLLWTCVERLVNLAIEKFPEKDNGIWEIGNRPDHYTFSKLMCWVAVDRGCKIAYKLKRQTAYRKWNQKRKLMREMILGMAWNEERQAFTQAYGKPDLDASNLLMPILGIIEPKDPRMLATIKRSEEELMVDGLMFRYTNQDELGLPENAFTICTFWFIDALTLSGQKRKARSYFEHVLSFGNHLGLFSEDINQKTGELTGNFPQAYTHVAIINSAMLLAQN from the coding sequence ATGGGTTCGAGTACGGTGGGAGCGACAGTGAAATCACGGTCTTCCTTGGATTACGGGCTAATAGGGAATGGACGGATTTGTGCGTTAGTCTCACCCGTGGGGAGTATTGACTATCTCTGCATGCCCACGTTTGAAAGTCCGTTTGTGTTTGACCGTCTGCTTGATGCCGAACGAGGGGGTTATTTTGCTATCGAGCCAGTGGATGCCCACCTATACACAATTCGCCAGGTTTATGAACGAAATAGCAATGTTCTATTAACCATTTTTGAGTCGGCATTTGCAGGGTTTATCCTTCATGACTTTGCGCCGCGCTGGGAAATTTGGGATGGCAATCGCTCCTACACACCGCCGGAGTTATGCCGTTATATTGAGGTGCGGCATGGCGAGCCAGAAATTGTCGTTCATTACCATCCTAAACCAGGTTATCATCCCGAATTAGCCGAGTTGACCATTGTCAATGAAACCACCATTTCATCGCCCCACCAAGACAACCAGTTGTACCTGGTTACCAACATTTCGCCGGTGCAGATTATTGGGCGGGAACCCGTGCGCTTGAAAGGAGATGCCTTTTTCAGCCTGTCCTATTATCAACCCATTCACGACCACTCCGTATCAGCGATCAAAGAAAAACTCATCCGCACCAATCACTACTGGCAACGGTGGGTGAAACACTGCTATTTGCCCGATGAATACCAAGCTCAAATTATTCGGTCAGCGCTGACGCTCAAGCAAATGATCTATGAACCGACAGGGGCGATTATTGCCGCGCCAACGACCAGCCTGCCAGAAATCGTGGGGGGTGTGCGCAACTGGGACTACCGCTATTGCTGGATTCGTGACTCATTCTTTACAGTGAATGCGTTACTTAAGTTATCCAAGTTCGAGGAGACAGAAAATTTCGTGTCCTATCTATCCAAGATTGTGTTGTCCCACACGGATTATCTGAAACCGCTCTACACCATTGAAGGGCATGACGTGCCGACCGTAACTTACTTAGACTACCTGGCGGGGTATCGCAACAGCAAACCAGTGCGGATTGGAAATGACGCCACGTTGCACCACCAAACGGATGTGTACGGGGAAGCGCTCTTGAGCATGTATCCGGTATTTGTGGATGAGCGAGTGGTGTGCCATGATTGTGATTTGTTGTGGACCTGTGTGGAGCGACTGGTGAATTTGGCGATTGAAAAGTTCCCAGAAAAAGATAATGGGATTTGGGAAATTGGCAACCGGCCTGACCACTACACGTTCTCGAAATTGATGTGCTGGGTAGCAGTGGACCGGGGCTGCAAAATTGCCTACAAACTCAAGCGACAAACGGCCTACCGCAAGTGGAATCAGAAACGGAAATTGATGCGGGAAATGATTTTGGGAATGGCCTGGAATGAAGAACGCCAAGCCTTTACCCAAGCCTATGGCAAACCGGATTTGGATGCTAGTAACTTGCTCATGCCAATTCTGGGAATTATCGAACCTAAAGACCCCCGCATGTTGGCGACAATTAAGCGCTCAGAAGAAGAGTTAATGGTGGATGGATTGATGTTTCGCTACACTAATCAGGATGAATTGGGTTTGCCAGAAAATGCATTTACTATTTGCACATTCTGGTTTATTGATGCCTTAACGCTATCGGGTCAAAAACGCAAGGCCCGCAGTTACTTTGAACACGTGCTGTCGTTTGGGAATCATCTGGGGTTATTTTCCGAAGACATCAACCAGAAGACGGGTGAGCTGACGGGGAATTTCCCACAAGCCTATACCCATGTGGCCATTATTAACTCAGCGATGTTACTAGCCCAAAACTAA
- a CDS encoding acetolactate synthase large subunit, with product MNTAELLVHCLENEGVEYIFGLPGEENLDLLEAISQSSIQFITTRHEQGAAFMADVYGRLTGRAGVCLSTLGPGATNLMTGVADANLDGAPLVAITGQVGTDRMHIESHQYLDLVAMFAPVTKWNAQIVRPSITPEIVRKAFKIAQQEKPGAVHIDLPENIAAMPAAGYALKQNRQEKVRASERNIALAAEAIENAHNPLILVGNGAIRNHAHEALTEFAEKLNIPVANTFMGKGVIPYTHPLALWSVGLQLRDYINCALEHTDLVIAVGYDLVEYSPKKWNPQGTIPIIHIAQTAAEIDSSYIPVVEVVGDISESLRAISKRAKRDGKPDPYALQFREDIRADYERYAQDTEFPIKPQKLIYDLRQVLRPDDIVICDVGAHKMWMARHYHCLQPNTCIISNGFAAMGIAVPGGIAAKLVAPDRHVVAVTGDGGFMMNCQELETALRVKTPFVTIIFNDGGYGLIEWKQHQHYGHSQYIRFGNPDFVKLAESMGLKGYRIEKTEEFIPTLKTALEQPVPTVIDCPVDYRENLRFTQRAGDLVCRI from the coding sequence ATGAACACTGCCGAGTTGTTGGTTCATTGTTTAGAAAATGAGGGTGTTGAATATATTTTTGGGTTGCCTGGCGAAGAGAATTTAGATTTGCTCGAAGCCATTAGTCAATCGTCCATTCAATTCATCACCACGCGCCATGAACAGGGAGCTGCATTTATGGCCGATGTGTATGGGCGGTTGACTGGTCGAGCAGGGGTTTGTTTATCCACCTTGGGGCCAGGCGCAACCAATTTAATGACTGGTGTGGCTGATGCTAATTTAGATGGCGCGCCGTTGGTCGCCATTACGGGACAAGTGGGAACCGACCGGATGCATATTGAGTCGCATCAGTATTTGGATTTAGTAGCGATGTTTGCGCCGGTGACCAAATGGAACGCCCAAATTGTTCGCCCGAGTATTACCCCAGAAATTGTCCGCAAAGCCTTCAAAATTGCCCAGCAAGAAAAGCCTGGTGCTGTTCACATTGACTTGCCCGAAAATATTGCTGCCATGCCCGCTGCTGGTTATGCCTTGAAACAGAACCGCCAAGAAAAAGTCCGCGCTTCTGAACGTAACATTGCCCTGGCTGCCGAAGCGATTGAAAATGCCCATAATCCCCTGATTCTAGTTGGCAATGGCGCGATCCGGAACCATGCCCATGAAGCCCTAACAGAATTTGCCGAGAAGTTAAATATTCCAGTGGCCAATACGTTTATGGGCAAAGGGGTGATTCCCTACACCCATCCCCTGGCGCTCTGGAGTGTGGGATTGCAACTGCGGGATTACATTAACTGCGCACTAGAGCATACGGATTTGGTCATCGCCGTGGGATATGATCTGGTGGAATACTCACCCAAGAAGTGGAACCCCCAAGGAACCATTCCCATCATTCACATTGCCCAAACGGCCGCCGAAATTGACAGCAGTTACATCCCAGTTGTAGAGGTTGTCGGAGATATTTCCGAGTCCCTGCGGGCGATTAGCAAACGGGCCAAACGAGACGGTAAGCCCGACCCTTATGCGTTGCAGTTCCGAGAAGACATTCGGGCTGATTACGAACGCTACGCTCAGGACACAGAATTCCCTATCAAGCCGCAAAAGTTAATCTATGACTTGCGGCAGGTTTTAAGGCCAGATGATATCGTGATATGCGATGTAGGGGCGCACAAGATGTGGATGGCCCGGCACTACCACTGCCTGCAACCCAATACTTGTATCATTTCCAACGGTTTTGCGGCAATGGGGATTGCAGTGCCCGGTGGAATTGCGGCAAAGCTGGTTGCGCCAGACCGTCATGTGGTGGCGGTGACCGGCGATGGGGGGTTCATGATGAACTGTCAGGAACTGGAAACGGCGCTGCGGGTCAAGACGCCCTTTGTCACCATCATCTTCAATGATGGCGGCTATGGGTTGATCGAGTGGAAACAACATCAGCACTATGGGCATAGCCAGTACATCCGCTTTGGCAATCCCGATTTCGTGAAACTGGCTGAGAGTATGGGTCTCAAGGGCTATCGAATTGAAAAGACGGAGGAATTTATCCCGACGTTGAAAACCGCTCTAGAACAGCCGGTGCCGACGGTGATTGACTGTCCGGTGGATTACCGGGAAAACCTGCGTTTTACCCAACGGGCTGGGGATTTGGTTTGTCGTATCTAA
- a CDS encoding Maf-like protein: MPSPPRFILASASPARRQLLRQIGIEPVVCPSGLDETAMTAPDPVTLVRTLATAKAQAVARRFDPPGIVLGCDSLFELDGIVYGKPSSAEAAVTQLEKLSGRHGQLHTGHTLIDLSTGETLTRVATTHVFFARLTLDQIQAYVQTGEPLQCAGAFALEGKGGLWVERLTGCPSNVIGLSLPLLREMMQHLGYDLTHYWSAKYKVL; the protein is encoded by the coding sequence ATGCCTAGTCCACCCCGCTTTATCCTGGCATCAGCATCTCCCGCTCGGCGGCAACTGCTGCGGCAAATCGGCATTGAACCCGTCGTCTGTCCCAGCGGTTTGGATGAAACGGCCATGACCGCCCCCGACCCCGTCACTCTAGTCCGCACCTTAGCCACCGCCAAAGCTCAAGCCGTTGCCCGTCGTTTTGACCCTCCCGGCATCGTGTTGGGATGCGATTCGCTCTTTGAGTTAGACGGCATTGTTTACGGCAAACCCAGCAGCGCCGAGGCCGCCGTCACTCAGCTCGAAAAACTCAGCGGTCGGCACGGCCAATTGCACACTGGCCACACCCTGATTGACCTATCCACTGGCGAGACCCTGACCCGCGTGGCCACCACCCATGTCTTTTTCGCTCGCTTGACCTTAGACCAGATACAGGCCTACGTCCAGACTGGTGAACCCCTGCAATGCGCCGGTGCATTTGCACTCGAAGGCAAAGGCGGGCTGTGGGTTGAACGGCTCACCGGCTGCCCTAGCAACGTCATTGGCCTGAGCCTTCCCTTGCTGCGGGAGATGATGCAACACTTGGGCTACGACCTCACCCACTACTGGTCCGCCAAATATAAAGTTTTGTAA
- a CDS encoding transposase — translation MPYSTDLRQEAIEAVLGGATLVEVRHRTLQRWLKQWSETGDCLPKGA, via the coding sequence ATGCCTTACAGCACAGACTTACGTCAGGAAGCCATTGAAGCGGTCTTGGGGGGTGCAACACTCGTCGAAGTGAGACATCGCACGTTACAACGTTGGCTCAAACAATGGTCTGAAACCGGTGATTGCTTACCAAAAGGGGCATAG
- a CDS encoding IS630 family transposase produces KTFSYQEQDEQERQAYLERMKDVKPEEIVYIDQSGIDQRAVYAYGWGVKGERVYGKKVGKKRERVSMMGGDYLGRFIEPLTWIGSCNLQVVLTWLREWLLPAIGPGKKIVMDNASFHRSAAVRQVVEAAGCELIYLPRYSPDLNPID; encoded by the coding sequence AAAAAACTTTCTCCTACCAAGAACAAGATGAGCAGGAGCGACAGGCGTATCTAGAGAGAATGAAGGATGTGAAGCCGGAAGAAATCGTTTACATAGACCAATCCGGCATTGACCAGCGAGCGGTTTATGCGTATGGCTGGGGTGTAAAAGGGGAGAGAGTTTATGGCAAAAAGGTAGGTAAAAAACGTGAAAGGGTGAGTATGATGGGCGGTGATTATCTCGGGAGATTCATCGAGCCATTAACCTGGATAGGGAGCTGCAATTTACAGGTCGTTTTAACTTGGTTGCGTGAGTGGTTGTTACCAGCAATTGGTCCTGGCAAAAAGATAGTGATGGACAATGCCAGTTTTCACCGGTCGGCGGCGGTTAGGCAAGTGGTGGAAGCGGCTGGGTGTGAGCTGATATATTTGCCTAGATATTCGCCAGATTTGAACCCGATTGATTGA